One region of Faecalibacter bovis genomic DNA includes:
- the ffh gene encoding signal recognition particle protein translates to MFQSLQDKLDKALHTLKGKGQITEINVAETIKEVRRALVDADVSYKVAKDFTDTVKKKALGSDVLTSLNPSQLMVKIVHDELTELMGGKQADLNIEANPAIILIAGLQGSGKTTFSGKLANYLKTSKNKKVLLVAGDVYRPAAINQLQVLGEQIGVDVFADLENKNPVEIAQNALAQAKQNGNNVVIIDTAGRLAIDEQMMDEIRRVHQTVNPTETLFVVDSMTGQDAVNTAKAFNDVLNYNGVVLTKLDGDTRGGAALTIRTVVDKPIKFISTGEKMEALDIFYPERMADRILGMGDVVSLVERAQAQFDEEEAKRLQKKIAKNSFDFDDFLKQIQQIKRMGNMKDLIGMIPGAGKALKDVEINDDAFKGVEAIIKSMTPKERKNPNIIDNSRKKRIAAGSGTTLQEVNQLLKQFSEMGKMMKFMNSSQGKSMMESMAKNMPAGGFPGMPGGMPKM, encoded by the coding sequence ATGTTTCAAAGTCTTCAAGATAAATTAGACAAAGCTTTACATACCTTAAAAGGAAAAGGACAAATTACAGAAATTAACGTTGCTGAAACGATAAAAGAGGTAAGGCGTGCCTTAGTTGATGCCGATGTTAGTTATAAAGTAGCTAAAGATTTTACAGATACAGTAAAGAAAAAAGCATTAGGATCTGATGTATTAACATCATTAAACCCTAGTCAATTAATGGTTAAAATCGTTCACGACGAATTAACTGAATTGATGGGAGGTAAGCAAGCCGATTTAAATATAGAAGCTAACCCAGCTATTATATTAATTGCAGGTTTACAAGGTTCTGGTAAAACAACTTTCTCTGGTAAATTAGCTAACTATTTAAAGACTTCTAAAAACAAAAAAGTTTTATTAGTTGCTGGTGACGTATATCGTCCTGCCGCTATTAATCAGTTACAAGTTTTAGGTGAGCAAATTGGTGTTGATGTTTTCGCTGATTTAGAAAACAAAAATCCAGTTGAAATTGCACAAAACGCATTAGCGCAAGCCAAACAAAACGGAAATAATGTTGTTATTATAGATACTGCAGGTCGTTTAGCTATTGATGAGCAAATGATGGATGAAATTCGTCGTGTTCACCAAACAGTTAACCCAACGGAAACATTATTCGTAGTGGATTCGATGACTGGTCAAGATGCTGTAAATACTGCAAAAGCCTTTAATGATGTATTAAATTATAACGGTGTTGTTTTAACAAAGTTAGATGGTGATACTAGAGGTGGAGCTGCATTAACAATTCGTACAGTTGTAGATAAACCAATTAAGTTTATTTCGACTGGTGAGAAAATGGAAGCTTTAGATATTTTCTATCCAGAACGTATGGCTGACCGTATCTTAGGTATGGGGGACGTTGTTTCGTTAGTAGAACGTGCACAAGCGCAATTCGACGAAGAAGAAGCTAAACGTTTACAAAAGAAAATTGCAAAAAATAGTTTTGATTTTGATGATTTCTTAAAGCAAATTCAGCAAATTAAACGTATGGGTAACATGAAAGATTTAATCGGAATGATCCCAGGTGCTGGTAAAGCTTTAAAAGATGTTGAAATTAATGATGATGCTTTTAAAGGTGTTGAAGCAATCATAAAATCGATGACTCCGAAAGAGCGTAAGAATCCAAATATTATTGATAATTCTCGTAAGAAAAGAATCGCAGCTGGTTCTGGAACAACTTTACAGGAGGTTAATCAATTATTAAAACAATTCTCTGAGATGGGTAAAATGATGAAATTCATGAACTCTTCTCAAGGAAAATCAATGATGGAATCTATGGCTAAAAATATGCCGGCTGGTGGTTTCCCAGGAATGCCAGGTGGTATGCCAAAAATGTAA
- a CDS encoding CDP-alcohol phosphatidyltransferase family protein → MKLFTIPNYLTLLNLSCGVLSCVLIASSNGNVTTQTVTLVMIFMIISLVADFLDGMVARLLKQSSPIGGELDSLADCISFGMVPGLMLFAMLNNLSSDFIFENENLNISALSLIALLVPAFSALRLAKFNLDEDQTTYFKGLATPSNTLFIFSIFSLYYTNGKIISPEIDTYLLIAISIVFSILLIVDLPLFAFKFKGFGWQENNYKYIFLIITIALLALFQISAIPFVILLYVIISILFRKKITNELD, encoded by the coding sequence ATGAAATTATTTACAATCCCTAATTATCTGACCTTATTAAACTTATCGTGCGGAGTTTTATCTTGCGTTCTAATCGCATCAAGCAATGGAAACGTAACTACACAAACGGTAACTTTAGTAATGATATTCATGATTATTTCTTTGGTTGCAGATTTTTTAGACGGAATGGTCGCACGTTTATTAAAACAAAGTAGTCCAATTGGTGGAGAATTAGATTCATTGGCAGATTGTATTTCTTTCGGAATGGTTCCAGGTTTAATGTTATTTGCAATGCTGAATAATTTATCGTCAGATTTTATATTTGAAAATGAAAATTTAAATATTTCTGCATTGTCTCTAATTGCTTTACTTGTTCCAGCATTTTCAGCTTTACGTTTAGCTAAATTTAATTTAGACGAAGATCAAACAACATATTTTAAAGGATTAGCAACACCATCTAATACTTTATTTATATTCTCTATTTTTTCACTTTATTATACAAATGGAAAAATCATTAGCCCTGAAATTGATACGTATTTATTAATTGCAATTTCTATTGTATTTAGTATTTTATTAATTGTAGATTTACCGTTGTTTGCTTTCAAATTCAAAGGATTTGGGTGGCAAGAAAACAATTATAAATATATATTTTTAATAATTACAATTGCCTTATTAGCATTATTTCAAATATCAGCTATTCCTTTTGTAATTTTATTATACGTAATCATTTCAATTTTGTTTAGAAAAAAAATCACAAATGAACTTGACTAA
- the pafA gene encoding alkaline phosphatase PafA — protein sequence MKFNKTFIGVLSLFASLSLNAQQKQSDKPKLVVGIVVDQMRWDYLYRFQDRYTNEGFNRLLNEGFSNENTYIPYVPTYTAIGHSTIYTGSVPAIHGIAGNDFIIQATGQDMYCTQDDSVNGVGTTSKAGKMSPKNLLTSTVTDQLKLSNNFRSKVYGVSLKDRGGILPAGHFGDAAFWFDGETGNWITSTFYMDELPKWLTKFNEKKYVEKYLTKWNTLYPIDTYLQSEKDGNPYRANYKGNEAMRFPYDLKAMTKENGLGLIRSTPFGNTLTKDITLAIIENEKLGKNAEGITDFIAVSFSSPDYVGHQFSPNSIEIEDTYLRLDQDLGEIFKYLDKNIGKGEYLVFLSADHGGAHNPKYFQDKKGNAGYFQTSTVKKDLNAILEKEYNAKEIVRSLSNYQVHLNYDVIEKQDLDEEEIREDIVNYLRKVDGVSFAVDMDKIGQAPIPALLKERMINGYNRKRSGVINYILDPQWYGGKLNAGGTTHGTWGSYDSHIPFVLMGWGIKPGKNYNPVYMTDIAPTISALLKIEEPNGNIGKPVVEVFQK from the coding sequence ATGAAATTTAATAAAACATTTATTGGTGTTTTATCTCTATTTGCGAGTTTATCGCTTAATGCGCAACAAAAACAATCTGATAAACCAAAATTAGTAGTTGGTATTGTAGTAGATCAAATGCGTTGGGATTATTTATATCGTTTCCAAGATCGATATACAAATGAAGGATTTAACCGATTATTAAACGAAGGTTTTTCTAACGAAAACACCTATATTCCTTACGTTCCTACATATACAGCAATTGGCCATAGTACAATTTATACAGGATCTGTCCCTGCTATACATGGTATTGCTGGAAATGATTTTATCATTCAAGCGACAGGACAAGATATGTATTGCACCCAAGACGATTCGGTAAATGGTGTTGGTACGACATCTAAAGCTGGAAAAATGTCTCCTAAAAATCTATTAACTTCAACTGTAACTGATCAGCTGAAATTATCAAATAATTTTCGTTCAAAAGTTTATGGTGTTTCATTAAAAGATCGTGGTGGAATTTTACCTGCTGGTCATTTTGGTGATGCAGCTTTTTGGTTTGATGGCGAGACGGGAAATTGGATTACGAGTACATTTTATATGGATGAATTGCCAAAATGGTTAACGAAATTCAATGAAAAAAAATATGTTGAAAAATACTTAACAAAATGGAATACATTATATCCTATTGACACCTATTTACAGAGTGAAAAAGACGGAAATCCATACCGAGCAAATTATAAAGGAAATGAAGCGATGAGGTTTCCTTATGATTTAAAAGCAATGACGAAAGAGAATGGATTAGGTTTAATTCGCTCAACTCCATTTGGAAATACGTTAACTAAAGACATTACTTTAGCAATTATAGAAAATGAAAAATTAGGTAAAAATGCCGAAGGAATTACAGATTTTATTGCTGTTTCATTTTCTTCTCCTGATTATGTAGGTCATCAATTTTCGCCAAATTCGATCGAAATTGAAGATACTTATTTACGTTTAGATCAAGATTTAGGTGAAATTTTTAAATATTTAGATAAAAACATCGGAAAAGGTGAATATTTAGTTTTCTTAAGTGCTGACCATGGTGGTGCACACAATCCAAAATATTTTCAGGATAAAAAAGGTAATGCTGGTTATTTTCAGACGAGTACAGTAAAAAAAGATTTAAATGCAATTCTTGAAAAAGAATACAATGCGAAAGAAATTGTACGCTCGTTATCGAATTATCAAGTTCATTTAAATTATGATGTAATTGAAAAACAAGACCTAGATGAAGAAGAAATTCGTGAAGATATTGTAAACTATTTACGAAAAGTAGATGGTGTTTCTTTTGCCGTTGATATGGATAAAATTGGACAAGCTCCAATTCCTGCATTATTAAAAGAACGTATGATTAATGGATATAACAGAAAACGAAGTGGAGTTATCAATTATATTTTAGATCCACAATGGTACGGTGGAAAATTAAATGCTGGTGGAACAACACATGGAACTTGGGGTTCTTATGATTCGCATATTCCATTCGTTTTAATGGGTTGGGGAATTAAACCAGGTAAAAATTACAATCCGGTTTATATGACTGATATTGCTCCTACAATTTCAGCCTTATTAAAAATTGAAGAACCTAACGGAAACATAGGAAAACCTGTTGTAGAAGTTTTTCAAAAATAA
- a CDS encoding 3'-5' exonuclease, translating into MNLTKNICFFDLETTGINISKDRIVEISIVKALTNGEKEVKTWKVNPGIPIPPETTAIHGISDEDVKDAPSFKEIAPQIMEMIKDSDLGGFNSNRFDIPLLAEELIRNGFDFDLTKHRPIDVQVIYHKMEPRNLSAAYKYYCDKDLVDAHSAEADTLATYEIFKAQVEKYEELENDNQFLSEFSSQRKTADLAGFIHIDAQGDETISFGKYKGQKVKDVFAKDPGYYAWIQNADFPLYTKKVFTRIKLKSSF; encoded by the coding sequence ATGAACTTGACTAAAAACATCTGTTTCTTTGATTTAGAAACGACAGGAATCAATATATCTAAAGATAGAATTGTAGAAATTTCTATTGTTAAAGCATTAACGAACGGAGAAAAAGAAGTAAAAACTTGGAAAGTAAATCCAGGTATTCCGATTCCTCCAGAAACAACTGCAATTCATGGAATCAGTGACGAAGATGTAAAAGACGCTCCATCTTTTAAAGAAATTGCGCCGCAAATCATGGAAATGATAAAAGATTCTGATTTAGGCGGTTTCAATTCAAACCGATTTGATATTCCTTTATTAGCTGAAGAATTAATCCGTAATGGTTTTGATTTTGATTTAACGAAACATCGTCCTATAGACGTTCAGGTGATTTATCACAAAATGGAACCGCGTAATTTATCTGCTGCTTATAAATATTATTGCGATAAAGATTTAGTTGATGCGCATTCTGCTGAAGCTGACACTTTAGCAACTTACGAAATTTTTAAAGCACAGGTTGAGAAATACGAAGAATTAGAAAATGACAATCAATTTTTAAGCGAATTTTCGAGCCAAAGAAAAACTGCAGATTTAGCAGGTTTTATCCATATTGATGCGCAAGGAGATGAAACGATTAGTTTCGGGAAATATAAAGGTCAAAAAGTGAAAGATGTATTCGCTAAAGATCCGGGATATTACGCATGGATACAGAATGCTGATTTTCCATTATATACCAAAAAAGTTTTTACAAGAATTAAATTAAAATCATCATTCTAA
- a CDS encoding putative type IX sorting system protein PorV2 → MKKIVFLISVFTSLGIQAQTARKYSNEFLNIGVDARSFAMGNAVVANIGNANASYWNPAGLTEVYWGVDATAMHAEYFQSVAKFDYAAVAIPLRESNSTVAFSLMRFGVDDILNTTELIDNQGNINYDKITKFSTADYALTMSYAGYFLGNKDLQVGANAKVVYRHIGKFAKGIGFGLDLGLQYRTDDGWYLGAMARDITTTFNAWKINYNELKPIIVDGPADPEETILNDLPAEGTELTLPKLQVGVGKKFQFDDRWSLLGEVDLGMEFQETNAALSMGNFSINPMVGFELGYDDMVFVRGGLNNLQEIEQFNGDKKTSIQPNIGVGFKYGGISIDYALTNFGDQGLGLYSNIFSLRLDFGHLRK, encoded by the coding sequence TTGAAAAAAATTGTTTTCCTTATAAGCGTATTTACAAGTTTAGGCATTCAGGCACAAACTGCTCGAAAATACTCTAACGAATTTCTCAATATTGGTGTTGATGCACGTTCTTTTGCAATGGGTAATGCAGTTGTTGCCAATATTGGAAATGCGAACGCCAGTTATTGGAATCCTGCGGGTTTAACAGAAGTATATTGGGGAGTTGATGCTACTGCAATGCATGCTGAATATTTCCAATCGGTTGCTAAGTTTGACTATGCTGCTGTTGCTATTCCATTAAGAGAAAGTAATTCGACAGTTGCTTTTTCATTGATGCGCTTTGGTGTAGATGATATTTTAAATACAACTGAATTAATCGATAATCAAGGAAATATTAATTACGATAAAATCACAAAATTTTCTACTGCTGATTATGCTTTAACAATGTCTTATGCAGGTTATTTCTTAGGCAATAAAGATTTACAAGTTGGTGCAAATGCAAAAGTTGTATATCGCCACATTGGGAAATTTGCGAAAGGGATAGGTTTTGGATTAGATTTAGGTCTACAATATCGTACAGATGATGGTTGGTATTTAGGTGCTATGGCTCGTGATATTACAACGACTTTTAATGCTTGGAAAATTAATTATAACGAATTAAAACCAATCATAGTTGATGGACCTGCTGATCCTGAAGAAACAATTTTGAATGATTTACCAGCTGAAGGGACAGAATTAACTTTACCAAAATTACAAGTCGGAGTAGGGAAGAAGTTCCAATTTGATGATCGTTGGTCGTTATTAGGTGAAGTCGATTTAGGGATGGAATTCCAAGAAACAAATGCAGCATTATCTATGGGTAATTTCTCAATCAATCCAATGGTTGGTTTTGAATTAGGTTACGATGATATGGTTTTTGTTCGTGGTGGTTTAAATAATTTACAAGAAATAGAGCAATTTAACGGCGATAAGAAAACGAGTATTCAACCAAATATAGGAGTAGGTTTTAAGTATGGTGGAATTTCAATCGATTATGCGTTAACTAATTTCGGAGATCAAGGTTTAGGATTGTACTCAAACATTTTTTCATTACGATTAGATTTCGGACATTTAAGAAAATAA
- a CDS encoding OmpA family protein: MKRIILLLGTTTLLFSCSKSENKTEIKTNEKIINDSITVSNPFSIEKIPFITAYIGDFPFFTLPENIVEMNKPLVRDFDIIYFPIEKEYEPIEGKIYKANIKGTSEVPFSQHYFIKSLEDYLTSIGAVKVFDGKLTKEQYQERKDNDPNIGNEGDIGYENEAVKCYIIRTKEKGNIYVQFSADNASGKLNILQEGKLNQTIKKVTSDVIVKDLNEKGKSILYINFEVDKSKVSYDGKELISQIAEALKKDHSLKISIEGHTDNSGDGNYNKKLSSERANEVLKNLVQSGIDKNRLSAKGLGAENPLVANDTEENKAKNRRVELIKL, encoded by the coding sequence ATGAAAAGAATTATACTATTACTTGGCACAACTACTTTATTATTTTCGTGTAGTAAATCTGAAAATAAGACTGAGATAAAAACGAATGAAAAAATTATCAATGATAGTATCACAGTTTCAAATCCATTTTCTATCGAAAAAATACCATTTATAACCGCTTATATTGGCGATTTTCCATTTTTCACCCTTCCTGAGAATATTGTAGAAATGAACAAACCTTTGGTTCGAGATTTTGACATCATATATTTCCCAATAGAAAAGGAATATGAGCCTATTGAAGGTAAAATATATAAAGCGAATATAAAAGGTACAAGTGAGGTTCCGTTTTCACAGCATTATTTTATCAAAAGTTTAGAAGATTATTTAACCTCTATAGGTGCAGTGAAGGTTTTTGATGGAAAATTGACGAAAGAGCAATATCAAGAAAGAAAGGACAATGATCCAAACATTGGCAATGAAGGAGATATTGGATATGAAAATGAAGCAGTTAAATGTTATATAATTCGTACCAAAGAAAAAGGAAATATTTACGTACAATTTAGTGCTGATAATGCTTCAGGTAAATTAAACATTTTACAAGAAGGCAAACTAAATCAAACGATTAAGAAAGTTACATCTGATGTAATTGTGAAAGATTTGAATGAAAAAGGCAAATCTATTTTATACATTAATTTTGAAGTTGATAAATCTAAAGTTTCTTATGATGGTAAAGAACTTATCTCACAAATCGCAGAAGCTTTGAAAAAAGATCATTCTTTAAAAATATCGATAGAAGGACATACAGATAATTCGGGTGATGGAAATTACAATAAAAAATTATCAAGTGAACGGGCGAATGAAGTGCTAAAAAATTTAGTTCAATCTGGGATTGATAAAAATAGACTTTCAGCAAAGGGTTTGGGTGCAGAAAATCCTTTAGTAGCTAATGATACAGAAGAAAATAAAGCAAAAAATAGGCGAGTTGAATTGATTAAATTATAA
- a CDS encoding SRPBCC family protein: protein MIGNLIIIEKQYNCSIEALWNAISKPDAMKDWYFDVKDFELKIGNKFEFYAGEYLHECKIEDIFLYHKLVYTWTYPMYDGESVVSFIINPDLEFDNVSHLKLIHEGIASFPQDDTNFSRNSFEAGWEELLEISLRNYVEDK from the coding sequence ATGATAGGAAATCTTATAATTATCGAAAAGCAATACAATTGCTCAATTGAAGCTTTATGGAATGCCATTTCAAAACCAGATGCGATGAAAGATTGGTATTTTGATGTAAAGGATTTTGAGCTAAAAATTGGAAATAAATTTGAATTTTATGCTGGTGAATATCTTCATGAATGTAAAATAGAAGATATCTTTTTATATCACAAATTGGTTTACACCTGGACATATCCAATGTATGATGGTGAATCGGTGGTAAGTTTTATCATAAATCCAGATCTTGAATTTGATAATGTTAGTCATTTAAAACTAATTCATGAAGGAATTGCAAGTTTTCCACAAGATGATACTAATTTTTCAAGAAATAGTTTTGAGGCTGGGTGGGAAGAGTTATTAGAAATTTCATTAAGAAATTACGTCGAAGACAAATAA
- a CDS encoding sulfurtransferase, translating into MKFQQPIISIQALETILDDPNLILLDCSIDKVGKKLDDLNIELIPNSHFFDIEHRFSDSRSELPHTLVDEKTFTKEAQFLGINKDSVIVCYDRWGVYSSPRAWWMFKVMGFAEVYVLNGGIIAWKNANKNISKTYQIAENLGNFEAKLNENWLANVNDVLDAIEQPSIKIIDARSSVRFNAEVDEPRPGLRKGHIKNAGNIPFELVLEDEFYKSNDDLAIIFEKFNDKEELIFSCGSGITASILALANHQINQQQVIKIYDGSWAEWGKDEELPIE; encoded by the coding sequence ATGAAGTTTCAACAACCTATTATTTCTATACAAGCATTAGAAACTATTTTAGATGATCCAAATCTTATTTTATTAGATTGTTCTATTGATAAAGTTGGAAAAAAATTAGATGATTTGAATATTGAATTGATACCAAATTCTCATTTTTTTGATATTGAACATCGATTTTCTGACTCACGTTCTGAATTGCCACACACACTTGTTGATGAAAAAACATTTACAAAAGAAGCACAATTTTTAGGTATAAATAAAGATAGTGTAATTGTTTGTTACGACCGTTGGGGAGTTTATTCAAGTCCGAGAGCTTGGTGGATGTTCAAGGTAATGGGATTTGCTGAGGTTTATGTTTTAAATGGTGGAATTATAGCTTGGAAAAATGCAAATAAAAATATTTCAAAAACATATCAAATCGCTGAAAATTTAGGGAATTTTGAAGCAAAATTGAATGAAAATTGGTTAGCTAATGTTAACGATGTTTTAGATGCTATTGAGCAACCTTCTATCAAAATAATTGATGCTCGTTCTTCTGTAAGATTTAATGCTGAGGTCGATGAGCCACGTCCAGGTTTAAGAAAAGGTCATATCAAAAATGCTGGAAATATTCCTTTTGAATTGGTTTTAGAAGATGAATTTTATAAATCTAATGATGATTTGGCTATAATTTTTGAAAAATTCAATGATAAAGAAGAACTAATTTTTTCTTGCGGATCTGGAATTACGGCTTCTATTTTAGCTTTAGCGAATCATCAAATTAATCAACAACAAGTAATAAAAATATATGATGGTTCTTGGGCTGAATGGGGAAAAGATGAAGAATTACCGATTGAATAA
- the fumC gene encoding class II fumarate hydratase: protein MEYRIEKDTMGEVKVPADKYWGAQTERSRNNFKIGEAASMPKEIIEGFAYLKKAAAYANAELGVLPVEKRDAIAAVCDEILAGELADQFPLVIWQTGSGTQSNMNVNEVIANRAQVLAGGKIGEGEPVLKANDDVNKSQSSNDTYPTGMHIAAYKAVVEVTIPGVEQLRDTLAKKAAEYMNVVKIGRTHLMDATPLTLGQELSGYVAQLNYGLKALRNTLAHLSEVALGGTAVGTGLNTPEGYDVLVAKYIAEFTGHPFVTAENKFEALAAHDAIVETHGALKQLAVSLNKIANDIRMLASGPRSGIGEILIPENEPGSSIMPGKVNPTQCEALTMVAAQVMGNDVAITIGGTQGHYELNVFKPVMAANFLQSARLIGDACVSFDEHCAQGIEPNYDRIKELVDNSLMLVTALNTKIGYYKAAEIAQTAHKNNSTLKETAIALGYVTAEEFDEWVKPEEMVGSLK, encoded by the coding sequence ATGGAATACAGAATTGAGAAAGACACAATGGGGGAAGTTAAAGTTCCTGCTGACAAATATTGGGGAGCTCAAACAGAACGTTCAAGAAATAACTTCAAAATTGGTGAAGCTGCTTCAATGCCAAAAGAAATCATTGAAGGTTTTGCTTACTTAAAGAAAGCTGCTGCTTATGCAAATGCTGAATTAGGTGTTTTACCAGTTGAAAAACGTGATGCGATTGCTGCAGTTTGTGACGAAATTTTAGCAGGTGAATTAGCTGACCAATTCCCATTAGTTATCTGGCAAACTGGATCAGGTACTCAATCTAATATGAATGTTAACGAAGTTATTGCAAACCGTGCTCAAGTTTTAGCTGGTGGTAAAATTGGTGAAGGTGAACCAGTTTTAAAAGCAAATGACGATGTAAATAAATCACAATCTTCTAATGATACTTACCCAACAGGTATGCACATTGCTGCTTACAAAGCTGTTGTAGAAGTTACAATTCCAGGTGTTGAACAATTACGTGATACTTTAGCTAAAAAAGCTGCTGAGTACATGAACGTTGTAAAAATTGGTCGTACACACTTAATGGATGCAACTCCATTAACATTAGGACAAGAATTATCAGGTTATGTAGCTCAATTAAACTACGGTTTAAAAGCTTTACGTAATACATTAGCACATTTATCTGAAGTTGCTTTAGGTGGAACTGCTGTTGGAACTGGATTAAATACTCCAGAAGGATATGATGTATTAGTTGCTAAATACATTGCTGAATTTACAGGACACCCATTTGTAACGGCAGAAAATAAATTTGAAGCTTTAGCTGCACACGATGCAATCGTTGAAACTCACGGAGCTTTAAAACAATTAGCTGTTTCATTAAACAAAATTGCGAATGATATCCGTATGTTAGCATCAGGACCTCGTTCAGGTATTGGAGAAATTTTAATTCCAGAAAACGAGCCAGGATCTTCTATCATGCCAGGAAAAGTAAATCCTACACAATGTGAGGCTTTAACTATGGTTGCTGCACAAGTAATGGGTAACGATGTTGCAATTACAATTGGTGGTACACAAGGACACTACGAATTAAACGTTTTCAAACCAGTAATGGCTGCTAATTTCTTACAATCAGCACGTTTAATCGGTGATGCTTGTGTTTCTTTTGACGAGCACTGTGCACAAGGAATTGAGCCTAACTATGATCGTATTAAAGAATTAGTAGATAACTCATTAATGTTAGTTACTGCTTTAAATACTAAAATTGGTTACTACAAAGCGGCTGAAATCGCTCAAACAGCTCACAAAAATAACTCTACATTAAAAGAAACTGCAATTGCATTAGGATATGTAACTGCTGAAGAATTTGACGAGTGGGTTAAACCTGAAGAAATGGTTGGATCTTTAAAATAA